The Lycium barbarum isolate Lr01 chromosome 10, ASM1917538v2, whole genome shotgun sequence genome includes a region encoding these proteins:
- the LOC132613292 gene encoding uncharacterized protein LOC132613292, whose amino-acid sequence MGKFLSSHSTSIEQLESQLSQISATLNQRQKGTLPGDTVVKLKNDGDHKCHAITTRSGKTLVEERLVKDDVVVDDEEIFDEPMVIEEESRSTKNRASIEKPIVVEEVSENDEATQGTKVVEEVPKALTPIPKPPPPFLQRLAKKAKDGKFIKFIEKLKQLSINIPFVEAFEQMPGYAKFMKDLVTKRRQTSFAMGDVMHHCRSIVIKALVQKKEDPRAFTIPCLGTTQPTTMRLLTADQTVKRPVGILFDLLVWVDRFIFPADFVILDIEVDFEVLIILGRPFLATGRSLVDVKKSDLNFQMNNEEITFHICKSMKQLTNMSVVSFIDTIDEVVETVIAHESVGEVLAAVLMNYDGENFEDFKETANASVGLGSYKYNPKKLDLDLEN is encoded by the exons ATGGGGAAATTTCTAAGTTCTCACTCAACTTCCATTGAACAATTGGAATCACAACTCAGCCAAATCTCGGCTACCCTAAATCAAAGGCAAAAGGGCACACTCCCTGGTGACACGGTTGTGAAACTGAAGAATGATGGTGACCATAAATGCCAtgcaattactactaggagtggcaagACACTTGTGGAAGAAAGGTTGGTGAAAGATGATGTGGTTGTTGATGATGAGGAAATATTTGATGAACCcatggttattgaagaagaaagtCGCTCTACGAAGAATAGGGCTAGCATTGAAAAACCTATTGTTGTTGAAGAAGTGTCCGAAAATGATGAAGCTACCCAAGGCACGAAAGTGGTAGAGGAGGTACCTAAAGCTTTGACACCTATTCCAAAACCTCCTCCTCCATTTCTTCAAAGGTTGGCAAAGAAAGCGAAGGATGGGAAATTCATCAAGTTCATCGAAAAGTTGAAACAACTCTCAATCAATATCCCATTCGTGGAAGCCTTTGAACAAATGCCGGGCTATGCTAAATTTATGAAAGATCTTGTGACTAAGAGGAGGCAAACTAGCTTTGCGATGGGGGATGTTATGCATCATTGTAGATCCATCGTCATAAAGGCTTTAGTACAAAAGAAAGAGGACCCCAGAGCCTTTACTATTCCAT GTTTGGGCACTACCCAACCCACAACAATGCGGTTACTAACGGCAGATCAAACCGTTAAGAGGCCGGTTGGGATCCTTTTTGATTTACTTGTGTGGGTAGACCGTTTTATATTTCCAGCCGATTTTGTCATATTGGATATTGAGGTTGACTTCGAAGTCCTCATTATTTTGGGACGCCCATTCCTAGCCACTGGGCGCTCTCTTGTTGATGTCAAAAAAAGTGATCTCAATTTTCAGATGAACAATGAGGAAATCACAttccatatttgcaagtcaatgaaacaactGACGAATATGAGTGTTGTGTCATTTATAGACACTATTGATGAGGTCGTAGAGACCGTCATTGCTCATGAATCTGTTGGTGAAGTATTGGCGGCAGTTTTGATGAACTATGATGGGGAAAACTTTGAAGATTTTAAGGAGACGGCTAATGCATCAGTTGGATTGGGGTCCTACAAATACAACCCCaagaagcttgatcttgatttaGAGAACTAA
- the LOC132613293 gene encoding uncharacterized mitochondrial protein AtMg00810-like, which yields MALAKPVGTPLAQKHGLQLAIGNTVDASLYKSVVGSLQYLCLTRPDISHAVNLLSQFMQAPNTEHFQAVKRILRYVRGTSNYGLKLPARPPLRLYGFSDADWGGCTLTRRSTTCYSIYLSANCIFWASRKQHTVSRSSVKAEYRALASTAAEMTWIV from the coding sequence ATGGCACTTGCAAAACCAGTTGGCACACCTTTGGCACAGAAACATGGTCTACAACTAGCAATAGGAAACACAGTTGATGCATCATTGTATAAGAGTGTTGTAGGAAGTCTCCAATATCTGTGTCTAACTAGGCCTGATATATCACATGCAGTTAATCTACTTAGCCAGTTTATGCAGGCTCCAAACACTGAACATTTTCAGGCTGTAAAGAGGATTCTTAGATATGTGAGAGGGACATCAAACTATGGTCTGAAGTTGCCAGCTAGACCACCACTTAGATTGTATGGATTCTCAGATGCAGATTGGGGAGGTTGTACATTAACAAGGAGGTCAACCACATGTTACTCAATATATCTAAGTGCAAATTGCATCTTTTGGGCTTCTAGAAAGCAGCATACGGTGTCAAGGTCCAGTGTTAAAGCAGAATATAGAGCACTAGCCTCAACAGCAGCTGAAATGACTTGGATAGTATAG